The Methanoregula sp. UBA64 region CGACCGCTGGACACAGAAGGTGACCGCACAGATCTACCAGAAGATAGCAGGGATGCCCATCGAAGTCCGGGCCGGATAAAAAAAGAAAAAAAAATTACGCGGAAATTATCCTTCCTTCTTTTCCTTTTCTTCCGTCTTTTCCCGCCCCTTCCACATTGCGGCAATGATGGTCGCAAAGATCGAGACAAGGGCAAGCATCGAGACCGCGATGATCGCGTACACGATCAGGGCGAAATTGTCTTTTACGATCGGAAGATTCCCCACGAAGTACCCGACCGAGAGGAAAAGCCCCGTCCAGAGCACGCCGCCGAGTGCATTGTAGCCTAAAAACCATGAGTACCGCATCCGTCCGACACCGGCCAGGAACGGCGCGAAGGTCCGGATAAACGGCATGAACCGGGCGATAACAATCGTAAACCCGCCGTACTTCTCGAAGTAGCGGTGGGTCTCGTCGATGTGCTCCTGCTTGACCGGGCAGTACTTCCACTTGAGCAGTTTCATCTCGAAGGTGTAGCCGATCCAGTAGTTGCAGGTGTCGCCGAGAATGGCCGCGAGCATCAGCGTCACGAGCAGAATCCAGATGTTGAGCAGGCCGGCCGCTGCCAGGGCTCCCGCGATAAAGAGGAGCGAGTCGCCCGGCAGGTACGGCGTGATGACAAGCCCGGTCTCCAAAAATATGATGAGGAAGAGGATGACGTACGTCCAGAGCCCGTACTGCTGGAGGATGATGGGGAGGTACTTGTCGAAATGTAAAATAACGTCGATGATATTGAACGGGAGGTCCATGTACCGGATCTATTGGAACGGGCGCGATAAATGGCTTGGGGCACGAAAAAAAGGTTCACTCTTTTTTGAGTGAGTGTATTTT contains the following coding sequences:
- a CDS encoding VTT domain-containing protein, yielding MDLPFNIIDVILHFDKYLPIILQQYGLWTYVILFLIIFLETGLVITPYLPGDSLLFIAGALAAAGLLNIWILLVTLMLAAILGDTCNYWIGYTFEMKLLKWKYCPVKQEHIDETHRYFEKYGGFTIVIARFMPFIRTFAPFLAGVGRMRYSWFLGYNALGGVLWTGLFLSVGYFVGNLPIVKDNFALIVYAIIAVSMLALVSIFATIIAAMWKGREKTEEKEKKEG